The Maylandia zebra isolate NMK-2024a linkage group LG14, Mzebra_GT3a, whole genome shotgun sequence genome includes the window CACTGTAGTTCCACGACGAGGCCCTCTATTGACTTCGGCGAGTAAGCAAACTCAAATACCCACAATTCACCTCACGTGGTTACGTAACGTTCCAGAGCCAGTCTGGGAAGCCGTTGACAGCGGGGAAGAGTAGGCCGAAGTCGGTAAACACAACAAATATATCAAAATTAGTTGCAAACAACCAAAGTATTTGAGCTAATTTCATATATGTAGAATGCGTAACATTATTTTAAAGCTGTGTGAGGTCCGTTAGGGGACGAAGTCAGTAGCAAAGAGGGCGTGCACCTGTCCACGCTAAGTAGGTTAACGCAGCTAACCTGTGCTAGCACGTTAGGAGGTTCGCTGAACACGCTCAGGTTAGCTCGGCCAGCCATGTCGTCCCCTTCCTCCTCCAGGCGCCAGTGGTGCTACCTGTGCGACCTGCCAAAGATGCCATGGACCGTGGTGTGGGACTTCAGCGAGGTGGTCTGCCGTGGATGCGTGAACTACGAGGGAGCCAACCAGATTGAATTCCTGATCGCAAGCGCCCGCCAGTTGAAGCGAACTCACGGCATGCAGGACGGTAACGTGAGGTCACCTGGTCCCTCTCCCAATAAACACGGCACATCAGCCCGGGGAGAGGTGGCGGCAGACGGAGGCAGGCCGCACGGGGACCGTTTCGagaggggaggaagaggagaaattACCGCTTCAACTATTCGTGTACCGCCAAACGGGCTGCATCGTGACGGGCAGCCGCCTCAAGAAGTTAACCGTCAGAGCCCCAGTGGCAGCCGGAGATCCATGATTAGCGCAGCCATCCCTCCTAATCTAGTGACTCAGAGTATTGCAGGTATTCCCGGTATTCCCCCTGGGATACTTGCAGGGATGCCCGCGGGTCTGACGGCCCGGACAGCCCCTATGAGCAGCCCTATGATTTTCCCTGCCCCTGTGCTGGCAGAGATGAGCCGCAGACAGCTGGGAATAAGCATGGGGATCACCCCTTTTATCGCGCCAGAGCTGGAGCGAGAGCTGAGTTCCTCCCAGAACCAGCCCAAGACGCAGACCCACACAGTTGTGGCTGGCAGCAGTACCAGCAAGAGTACAAGCTTGGCTTCTTCATCGTTCTCCATGGCTGGAGGTGTAAGCCAGACTAGTCCTAAACCTGCATCATCTCCAGCCAGGCAGTCACGCCCCCTAACTGCAAGGTCAGGAGGAGAGCCCCTAGGATCCAGCACCTCAGCGGAGGCAGCTACCGCCGCTGCCGCGTTACCCCACAGTGGTGCCTCTGAGCTGGCATCTGCATCTGCCAATAACAGCCATTCGGCTGGAAACAGTCTGTCCTGCACCTTGTGTCATGAGAGACTGGAAGACACCCACTTTGTTCAATGTCCATCAGTGCCAGGCCACaggtttgtatgtttgtcatttatttattgttatataAATATCCTAtaacattgtttgtttttagcttttAGCCAGGTTAGGTATTTAAATATGTCTTGCATACAAAAGCACGTATTTGTTAAACTGGttataaatatatatcctgcaGTTGTTAGCGTCCAAAATAATTATGTCCACTGTAATACTCTTCCTCCGCCAAATATAGGTTCTGCTTCCCGTGCACAAGAGGGTATATCCAGAGTAGGCATGGTGATGGGGAAGTGTACTGCCCCAGCGGAGAGCGCTGTCCATTGGATACCTCTCCCAACAGTCCCCCATGGGCCTTCATGCAGGGGGAGATAACCACCATTTTGGGAAATGGTGCTGCCAGTTCAGGATCGAGCGGAGCAGGGTCTGCTTCAGCTCCTGCATCAGCTCCTACATCTGGAGCCAGTACTGGTCCTGGAGCTGCAGCTTCATCAGGGCCTGGAagtggaacagcagcaggagcagctggaGCCGGAGCAGGGAGTGGGAGTGGAGATGTCACTgtcaagaaagagagagagacgtgATGGTGGTTTCAGTGGCAGCATGGACCCAGCACAGCAACAGGCAGGTCTACAGGCATCTGACCTTTGTGAAGAAAATTTATAAAAAGCACTgatgtttggtgtttttgttattgATATAAAGTGGGACACAAAATGGGGTTAAAATACAACAAGAGATGCTCTCCTGTTGTATTCTACAAGTGTTTTAATAGTAATATCCATAATCCCAACCATGGTATGATCGATATGCTTGCAGCTGATATTAACTATATTTTCAcgtgtttgttttctgtcccAGAATCGTATCCCAGATCAGAACAGACGTCTCCCCCGAACAGCTAAGAGTCCCAGAAGAGAAGCAATGCAACAACCTACAAATCTCAAAACATCCACTAAGCAAGTTAAACTGCTTGTCACATTGCAATGAATTCAAAACTATTAGGCCTAATCAGAGATctgatgatggcagcaaagaCTGCCTGCACACAtcacttgttttttctctgagCAACTGCTGATTTTTGCCACTGTATAGTGAGCTTGTGAAATTAAATTTCCCAATGCATTCTGTGCATTGCGCGCTCACTTGCAGCAATGCTGTAAAACAGTTTAATGCCATTTTAAATTTTCAGTCCAGAAAACAGCAGAGATACTAATGGAATATCACCACCACAACCAGACATACAGCGTATACATATCCCTAATCATGCGATGGTGGAATCACATATTCAGGAAGACTCACAAGCTGGACAGCGGCTACTGCTTAAGAGTTGGTAATTAGTTCTGTTACTTGAAACAAGCATCGCTTTCACGTTAGCAGATGGATATAGATTATAGCATTCCTATCTGAACACATACAATGCAGCTTTGTCAGGTGCTTCCTGGATCTTCCCATTAAGCACAAGATATCCTTTAGTGTTGGTGCTTTGGCACTATAGCTGCGCTACATTGGCTGCTGAGGCGTAACAGCAACTTTTAACAGGAGTGCAAAGGCCTAGTGAGGATGTAGAGGTGATGATGGCACATTTTACTGGCTTGACTGCCAAGAGACCCTGATTTGTACCCCATTCATAGCTGtgtgttttattctttgtttttggttttttttacctcGGTTTATGCTCTCAGATCCACTCactggttaggtttaggcacTAAAGACTACTTGGTTAAGGTTAGTGAACCCTGCTCCTTGACAAATGATGCGTTGCAAGCGATTGATGGCTCATTTATACAATAACCCAGTGTGTCACAGCAAACATGCCAAAGGACGCTTTGAGCATAAATTAGTTACGGTTTAGCTACAATACGTGGTACTGATTGGCACCTTGGAGATAAAGACAAATACTTTAGTCAAAGCAATTGACATCAGTTTAATTTGTGTCAGTGATGATTTGTTAGGAGACCTGATAGATGAGTGATTAGAGTTCTCAAACTCTTAGACAATAGCCGCTTCCCAGTGTTGTCAGCATACACTCAGCTTTGTGCAggaaaaagcacaaatatatatactacatatacacatatatatatatatatatttacatgtatgtCAAAGTATATCTAAACAGCAGCCACAGCTGTTCTTTTTATTGTTGAAAAGTTGAGTTAATTGTCTTGGGAAAAAATGCCATATTATTTACCAATGCTTCatcaaatgaaatattttctgCTTCTACAAGTTAAATTTACAGCTTATAACTGACATGACACTGACAGTGATGATGTAATGTACcttcagcagattttttttttttaattgcttcaTGACTGAGTCTGTGTCCTGATGcacagatttttctttctttcttttttcttttaaatctccagTAAAACATCTAAACAAACCTGCGTTAGATGTGGACAGAATGCCAGTAGAGACATTTCTGTGCGCTTgtgcatttgttgtttttgttttggggttttttgtcagCTTAAATTGAAGCTGACTTTAACTCAGAGAAAGGAGAATATTTTGCTGTGTAGACACAACCAGTTAACCTGTCAGCGCGTCAACCAGCAGCAGAAACTCAGTGTTTGACTGTATTTAAATGTTGCTTTCATACAAGATCCAGCCCAGCCTACATTTTACCCCgaatgtatataaaaaaaaatctattgacAGGCCTATGATTATATTTTATACTAGaatgttaaatgttatataCTGTAAAGAACTGTAATAGTACACACGTGCAATCCTTAGACATAGTACATGCAAGAGTTTGACATatggtattaaaaaaaattgcgcATCATttcttaaacttttttttttaagtgagaatccactgaaaagcagaaatcttTGTTTCTGATCAAGAGATGTTTAATAAATCTGTGTGGTCTGGTTTCCAGTCATACTATTGAACATTGTATATTATTTCCCATTTGCCATATTTCAAAATGAAtttcataaatacattaaagtGCGCAGGGATTTCATGTTCCTAAATTGAACAACCAGACATTGTAATGATAATATATCaaaatgagtttgttttttggtggaTTCTCTTTATGTGCAGCGAGTACTTGACAGTACAGAAGCACAGACAAACCAAAGGTAATTTTATGCCCAAAATGATGTTTATAATTGTAAATGTTTTATGGAAGACatatatttcattatttttcaacCAGCTGGTTCTCTTCATTAGGCCGTTACAGTTAACAGGCCAATGTGTTCTACTGTACTTATAGGATATGTACAATCTATAGTCTGCAGCAGATCCTTACATAGcacttatatattttaaagggGACCTATTATGCTAATTTCTAGTtcagtatttttatgttttactttgCTAGAgttgctttgcatgattcatagttcaaaataattcacattttttctcaGACTGGGCCTTGATGCAGCCCTCCAATTCTTTCTGTCTGAAATGAGCCATTTTATGGCCGTTCTCCCTTTAAGTcatctttcttctgattggctgcctatCGCAAACAGAAGAAGTGTCAGAAACTGAGTGTTTAGAGCCTGAATTATAAAGTGACCAGGATTACATGTACATACACTAACCTCGTGTTTTGAAATTTTAGCCATGTTTCTTATATGCATCCACCTCAGTATATATTTGACAGAAATTCAGGAGGGAAAAAAGCATAATAGGTCCGCTTTACAAAAAGATCCCACAGATCAGGCCTGTTGTAGAGAAACTATCTTTGAAGAAATGTAATAGTATAATATGCACTGATACGTCATGCAATCCCTTGTTAAGtgccttttaaaaatgtttaccatctgtttttgtgtctgGGAACCTCAGGGGAAGTTAGGAGTGCAATGGCTTCTTTTATTGTCTTGTCAATGATTAACCTGAATCTGCTTCCCTTCGATCACCATCTGACCGCTTTTGCTTTTATCTGAAGCCTTCGTAAAGTTGACAGGCCCTTCGTGTTTTATTTGAATCCTCCCACTACgttgtttttcatttatgtgacttttttttgtaGATCTGTCAGTTTTATTGCAGCTTCCTGTACAACATAAAACCAGGAATAAATGGGATGGAAACTTGTCCTtctctttgttgtttatttacaagttttaCTGAGTATCTTTACCTGTTTATTGAATTATTTCTGGGTAAAACTTCATATAATGGAACTGCTCACCATCCTTCTGTTAGAATCGAAAGACTTAAGTGCTAGCTGTCTGAAATTGCTACAAGTCAAGGaattttcatatatttattGCTTGTGCAACCATGCATCCTTATTCTAATTATCTGGGCCCAGCACGCTGGAGTAGATCTCTGAGCAGTGATGCCCAGATCTTCTGCTTTCCAACCACTGCTTACAGCTTTTCCAGAGTGGACATTGGGGCATTCCCAAGCCAGCTTAGTTTGGGACTGCCAAAACTGGTTTCACTAGTGTCTAATGTCC containing:
- the irf2bp1 gene encoding interferon regulatory factor 2-binding protein 1 → MSSPSSSRRQWCYLCDLPKMPWTVVWDFSEVVCRGCVNYEGANQIEFLIASARQLKRTHGMQDGNVRSPGPSPNKHGTSARGEVAADGGRPHGDRFERGGRGEITASTIRVPPNGLHRDGQPPQEVNRQSPSGSRRSMISAAIPPNLVTQSIAGIPGIPPGILAGMPAGLTARTAPMSSPMIFPAPVLAEMSRRQLGISMGITPFIAPELERELSSSQNQPKTQTHTVVAGSSTSKSTSLASSSFSMAGGVSQTSPKPASSPARQSRPLTARSGGEPLGSSTSAEAATAAAALPHSGASELASASANNSHSAGNSLSCTLCHERLEDTHFVQCPSVPGHRFCFPCTRGYIQSRHGDGEVYCPSGERCPLDTSPNSPPWAFMQGEITTILGNGAASSGSSGAGSASAPASAPTSGASTGPGAAASSGPGSGTAAGAAGAGAGSGSGDVTVKKERET